One window of the Conexibacter sp. SYSU D00693 genome contains the following:
- a CDS encoding glycine--tRNA ligase — protein MSDDVVTMDKVVALCKRRGFIFPSSEIYGGLGSTYDYGHYGVLLKTNVKGEWWRAMLQEREDVVALDSAILQHPRVWEASGHLAGFTDPLVDCRACKRRFRADHLDPDELCPAKANLPKTEDRTHDLTDVRAFNLMFKTHVGPVEETASVAYLRPETAQGIFINFKNVLQFARKKPPFGIAQVGKSFRNEITPGNFIFRTREFEQMEMEFFVPPDEAPRWYDEWKRLRHEWYIRLGIRPDHLRMREHEQDELSHYSSGTADVEYLFPIGWSELEGIANRGDFDLTQHAEFSGEKLEYFDPNTKERYVPHVIEPAAGADRATLAFLVDAYDEEEVEGETRTVLKLHPRLAPVKVAVLPLVRKDGQPELAREVHATLRSQLQTEYDEGGSIGKRYRRQDEIGTPWCVTIDHDTLQDRTVTVRDRDSLQQERVAIDDLPANLAARMAAEWRSPKLG, from the coding sequence ATGAGCGACGACGTCGTGACCATGGACAAGGTCGTGGCGCTGTGCAAGCGCCGCGGCTTCATCTTCCCGAGCTCCGAGATCTACGGCGGGCTGGGCTCGACCTACGACTACGGGCACTACGGCGTGCTGCTCAAGACGAACGTCAAGGGCGAGTGGTGGCGCGCGATGCTCCAGGAGCGCGAGGACGTCGTCGCGCTGGACTCGGCGATCCTCCAGCACCCGCGCGTCTGGGAGGCCAGCGGCCACCTCGCGGGCTTCACCGACCCGCTCGTCGACTGCCGCGCGTGCAAGCGCCGCTTCCGCGCCGACCACCTCGACCCGGACGAGCTCTGCCCCGCCAAGGCGAACCTCCCGAAGACCGAGGACCGCACGCACGACCTCACCGACGTGCGCGCGTTCAACCTGATGTTCAAGACGCACGTCGGGCCGGTGGAGGAGACGGCGTCGGTCGCCTACCTGCGGCCCGAGACGGCGCAGGGCATCTTCATCAACTTCAAGAACGTCCTGCAGTTCGCGCGCAAGAAGCCGCCGTTCGGCATCGCGCAGGTCGGCAAGTCGTTCCGCAACGAGATCACCCCCGGCAACTTCATCTTCCGCACGCGCGAGTTCGAGCAGATGGAGATGGAGTTCTTCGTCCCGCCGGACGAGGCGCCGCGCTGGTACGACGAGTGGAAGCGCCTGCGCCACGAGTGGTACATCCGCCTGGGCATCCGCCCCGACCACCTGCGCATGCGCGAGCACGAGCAGGACGAGCTCTCGCACTACTCGAGCGGCACCGCCGACGTGGAGTACCTCTTCCCGATCGGCTGGTCCGAGCTCGAGGGCATCGCCAACCGCGGGGACTTCGACCTCACCCAGCACGCCGAGTTCTCCGGCGAGAAGCTCGAGTACTTCGACCCGAACACCAAGGAGCGCTACGTCCCGCACGTGATCGAGCCCGCCGCGGGCGCCGACCGCGCGACCCTCGCGTTCCTCGTCGACGCCTACGACGAGGAGGAGGTGGAGGGCGAGACGCGCACCGTCCTCAAGCTCCACCCGCGCCTGGCGCCGGTGAAGGTCGCGGTGCTGCCGCTCGTGCGCAAGGACGGCCAGCCCGAGCTGGCCCGCGAGGTCCACGCCACGCTGCGCTCGCAGCTGCAGACCGAGTACGACGAGGGCGGCTCGATCGGCAAGCGCTACCGCCGCCAGGACGAGATCGGCACACCCTGGTGTGTGACGATCGACCACGACACGCTGCAGGACCGCACCGTCACGGTGCGCGACCGGGACTCGCTCCAGCAGGAGCGTGTGGCGATCGACGACCTGCCCGCGAACCTCGCCGCCCGCATGGCGGCGGAGTGGCGCTCGCCGAAGCTCGGGTAG
- a CDS encoding FmdB family zinc ribbon protein: protein MPIYEYRRQDGSTFEVMQRFTDPPLTEDPETGEPVQKVLHAPAIHFKGKGFHNTDYGTRKRQKEKEASASSSSDSGSSSSSGSSDSSSSSSSGGDSGSSSSSSSSGGDAKAA from the coding sequence ATGCCGATCTACGAGTACCGCCGCCAGGACGGGTCGACCTTCGAGGTCATGCAGCGCTTCACCGATCCGCCGCTCACCGAGGACCCCGAGACGGGCGAGCCGGTGCAGAAGGTGCTCCACGCGCCCGCGATCCACTTCAAGGGCAAGGGCTTCCACAACACCGACTACGGGACCCGCAAGCGCCAGAAGGAGAAGGAGGCGTCGGCCTCGTCCTCCTCGGACTCCGGGTCCTCCTCCTCGTCGGGCTCGTCCGACAGCTCGTCCTCGTCCTCCTCGGGCGGCGACAGCGGGTCGTCGTCCTCCTCGTCCTCGTCGGGCGGGGACGCGAAGGCCGCCTAG
- a CDS encoding FmdB family zinc ribbon protein, with protein sequence MPVYPYRCEAGHEVEVLHAAGGAPGPCPQCGAALTRVWAAPAVHFKGKGFYATDVGSERQRRFLDRAAEQGANDHDDKLRAQRAERAKAKAAEKPAPPPRTP encoded by the coding sequence GTGCCGGTCTACCCGTACCGCTGCGAGGCGGGCCACGAGGTCGAGGTCCTGCACGCCGCCGGCGGTGCCCCCGGGCCGTGCCCGCAGTGCGGCGCCGCGCTGACGCGGGTGTGGGCCGCGCCGGCCGTGCACTTCAAGGGCAAGGGGTTCTACGCGACCGACGTCGGGTCCGAGCGCCAGCGCCGCTTCCTGGACCGGGCGGCTGAGCAGGGCGCCAACGACCACGACGACAAGCTGCGCGCGCAGCGGGCCGAGCGGGCCAAGGCCAAGGCGGCGGAGAAGCCCGCCCCGCCGCCCAGGACGCCCTAG